Genomic DNA from Azospirillum brasilense:
CGGCGTGGAGGCCGCCGCCGGTCCGCAGGCGGTGGCCGAGGCCGCGGAGCGTCCCGCCGACTGGGTGATGGCCGCCATCGTCGGCGCCGCCGGGCTGGAGCCCACGCTGGCCGCCGTGCGCCGCGGCGCCTGCGTCGCCTTCGCCAACAAGGAGGTGCTGGTCTGCGCCGGCGCCCTGATGATGGAGGAGGTGCGCCGCCACGGCGCGAACCTGCTGCCGGTCGACAGCGAGCATTCGGCGATCTACCAGGTCTTCGACTTCGACCGGCTGGACAGCGTCCAGCGCCTGATCCTGACGGCTTCCGGCGGCCCCTTCCGGACGAAGGACCGCGCCTTCATGGCCGCGGCGACGCGCGAGCAGGCGGTCGCCCACCCGACCTGGGAGATGGGCGCCAAGATCTCCATCGACAGCGCCACCATGATGAACAAGGGGCTGGAGATCATCGAGGCGCATTTCCTCTTCGGTGTTCCCGAGGAGAAGATCGACGTGCTGGTCCACCCGCAATCGGTCGTGCATTCGCTGGTCGAGTATGTGGACGGCTCGGTCCTGGCGCAGCTCGGCACGCCGGACATGCGCACGCCGATCGCCTACGCGCTCGGCTGGCCGGCGCGCATCCCGACGCCCGCCGAGCGGCTCGACCTCGTCAAGGCCGCAACCTTGACCTTCGAGGCGCCGGACCCCGAGCGTTTCCCGGCCCTGAGGCTCGCCCGGGCCGCCTTGCAAAGCGGTGGGGGCGCTCCTACTATTCTCAGTGCCGCCAACGAGGTGGCCGTGCAGGCGTTTCTCGACCGCCGGATCGGCTTTCTCGACATCGAACGGATCGTCGAGGGGGTGTTGGGCACGCTGCCGCACCGGCCGCTCCGCGACCTGGGTGCGGTCCGCAACACCGACGCCGAGGCGCGCCGCGTGGCGGCGGACCGGGTCGCGGCCCTGGCACGCTGAGTCTTTTTCCGGGCGCGGACCGCGAAGGAGCCGCTCCGGGATGCAAAGGATGTGATGGACGTCATGGGCGGCTTCGGGACCACGCTTCTGTCTTTTCTGCTGGTCCTCACCGTGCTCGTGTTTGTGCACGAACTCGGCCATTACCTCGTGGCGCGCCGCAACGGCGTGCGGATCGAGGTCTTCTCCATCGGCTTCGGCCCTGAGCTGTTCGGCTGGACCGACCGCTCCGGAACCCGCTGGAAGTTCAGCGCCATCCCGCTCGGCGGCTATGTGAAGATGTTCGGCGACGCCGACCCGGCGAGCACGCCCGGCGCCCACACGCAGAGCATGAGCGCCGAGGAGCGGGCGGTGTCCTTCCACCACAAGCGGCTCGGCCAGCGGGCGGCCATCGTGGCGGCGGGGCCGATCGCGAATTTCCTGTTCGCCATCGTCGTCCTGACCGTCCTCTTCGCCACCGCCGGCCAGTCCTTCACCCCGCCGGACGTCGGCGGCGTGCAGCCGGGCAGCGCCGCGGAGCGCGCCGGGCTGCAGCCGGGCGATCTGATCGTCTCGATCAATGGCAGCGGCATCCAGCGATTCGAGGAGATCCGGCAGATCGTCTCCATGCAGCCGGGGGCGCCGCTGGAGATGGTGGTGCAGCGCGACGGGCGTTCGGTGAATCTGACGGCGACTCCGGACGTGCGCGAGGTCACCGACCGACTCGGCAACACCCACCGGATCGGCCAGCTCGGCATCATGCGCGGCGGGGCGGAGACGAAGCGTCACGACCCACTCACCGCCCTGTGGCAGGCGGGCAGGGAGGTCGTCGGTATGGTGTCCGGCACCTTCGTGGCGCTCGGTCAAATGATCGAGGGGTCGCGCGGCACCGAGGAGCTCGGCGGGCCGCTGCGCATCGCCCAGATGTCCGGCGAGGTCGCCCAATCCGGCTGGTATCCGCTGATCTGGTTCATGACCTTCCTGTCCGTGAACCTCGGCATGATCAATTTGTTTCCGGTTCCGCTGCTTGACGGCGGCCATCTGATGTTTTACGCCCTTGAAGGACTCCGTGGGCGTCCTCTCGGACCTAAAGCGCAAGAATACGGTTTCCGCATCGGGCTTGCTTTGGTATTAACGCTCATGGTTTTCGCCACGTGGAACGATCTCGTTCAGCTTCGCGTGGTGGATTTCTTTAGGGGGCTCATTTCCTGAGGGATGCCCCCAAAGCCAGGGAGCGAGCTTTGCGGGTGTCGAGCAGGGTTCTGGCGTTCGGCCTGATGGCCGGTTGCGCCATGACGACGGTTTCTCTTGCCCTTTCCCACGCAGCCTGGGCCCAGGCGGGCGCGCCCAATCCGGGAGCGGCGAAATCCGCCGCCTTCGGTGACGGGACGCTGGTGGCGCAGATGTTCTCGGGCGGCACCATCCGGGACATCCGGGTGGAGGGCGTCCAGCGCATCGAGCCGACGACCGTCCGCTCCTACCTCGCTGTGGCGCCCGGCGACCCCTTCGATCCCGACCGCATCGACCAGTCGCTGAAGGCCCTGTTCAACACGGGCCTGTTCGCCGACGTCGTGCTGAAGCGCGACGGCGACGCGCTGGTGGTCCAGGTGGCGGAAAACCCGATCATCAACCGCATCGCCTTCGAGGGGAATCGGCGCATCGAGAAGGAGAATCTGGAAAAGGAAATCCAGCTTCGTCCCCGCGTCGTCTACACCCGCACCCGCGTCCAGAGCGACGTGCAGCGCATCCTGGACATCTACCGCCGCCAGGGTCGCTTCGCCGCGACCGTCGAGCCGAAGATCATCCAGCTTGACCAGAACCGCGTCGATCTGGTGTTCGAGATCAACGAGGGTGTGCGCACCGGCGTGCGCAGCATCACCTTCATCGGCAACGAGAAGTTCTCCGACGGGACGCTGCGCGAGGCGATCCAGACGCGGGAGAGCGCCTGGTGGCGCTTCATGACGTCGGACGACAACTACGATCCGGACCGCCTGAACTACGACCGCGACCTGCTGCGCCGCTACTACCTCAAGGAAGGCTACGCCGACTTCCGCGTGGTGTCCGCCGTGGCGGAGCTGACGCCGGACCGCGAGGACTTCGTCATCACCTTCACGGTGGACGAGGGCGAGCGCTACAAGTTCGGCAAGATGGATATCAGCA
This window encodes:
- the rseP gene encoding RIP metalloprotease RseP; translation: MDVMGGFGTTLLSFLLVLTVLVFVHELGHYLVARRNGVRIEVFSIGFGPELFGWTDRSGTRWKFSAIPLGGYVKMFGDADPASTPGAHTQSMSAEERAVSFHHKRLGQRAAIVAAGPIANFLFAIVVLTVLFATAGQSFTPPDVGGVQPGSAAERAGLQPGDLIVSINGSGIQRFEEIRQIVSMQPGAPLEMVVQRDGRSVNLTATPDVREVTDRLGNTHRIGQLGIMRGGAETKRHDPLTALWQAGREVVGMVSGTFVALGQMIEGSRGTEELGGPLRIAQMSGEVAQSGWYPLIWFMTFLSVNLGMINLFPVPLLDGGHLMFYALEGLRGRPLGPKAQEYGFRIGLALVLTLMVFATWNDLVQLRVVDFFRGLIS
- a CDS encoding 1-deoxy-D-xylulose-5-phosphate reductoisomerase translates to MVLKAEGAGDAPRRVTIFGSTGSVGTQTVDLVARDPERFAVEALTANRNVALLAEQARQLRPRLAVVADPAAYADLKEALAGTGVEAAAGPQAVAEAAERPADWVMAAIVGAAGLEPTLAAVRRGACVAFANKEVLVCAGALMMEEVRRHGANLLPVDSEHSAIYQVFDFDRLDSVQRLILTASGGPFRTKDRAFMAAATREQAVAHPTWEMGAKISIDSATMMNKGLEIIEAHFLFGVPEEKIDVLVHPQSVVHSLVEYVDGSVLAQLGTPDMRTPIAYALGWPARIPTPAERLDLVKAATLTFEAPDPERFPALRLARAALQSGGGAPTILSAANEVAVQAFLDRRIGFLDIERIVEGVLGTLPHRPLRDLGAVRNTDAEARRVAADRVAALAR